One part of the Coffea eugenioides isolate CCC68of chromosome 10, Ceug_1.0, whole genome shotgun sequence genome encodes these proteins:
- the LOC113750115 gene encoding oligopeptide transporter 4-like — MGEVVGNIEEPRIPEEDIDDNNKKITGAADEDELSPIEEVRLTVPNTDDPNQPVWTFRMWVLGIISCMLLSFLNQFFSYRREPLIITQITVVVATLPIGRFMAAALPTTQFQLPGFGSRKFSLNPGPFNMKEHVLISIFANAGTAFGNGPAYAVGIVDIIIAFYRRKISFFAAWLLIITTQVLGYGWAGLLRKYVVEPAHMWWPSNLVQISLFRALHEKEDADGNENGESNGNKRQTSRTKFFVLALVCSFIWYLVPGFLFQALSSISWVCWAYPNSVTAQQLGSGLNGLGLGAFTLDWSTVASFLFSPLISPFFAIANVFVGYVLVMYFVIPLSYWGLNVYNAKNFPIFSSDLFTAQGQEYNISTIVNRKFELDKVQYEQQGRINLSTFFALTYGFGFATIASTLTHVALFYGREIYDRYRASSNAKPDIHTRLMRKYKDIPNMWFIVLLSATLIVSLALCIFLKKEVQMPYWGLLLAAAVSFLFTLPISIITATTNQTPGLNIITEYLMGVIYPGKPIANVAFKTYGYMSMTQAISFLSDFKLGHYMKIPPRSMFLVQFLGTIIAGTVNLGVAWWLLHTVKDICHQDRTSNSPWTCPGDRVFFDASVIWGLVGPKRIFGPHGNYSALNWFFLGGLLGPLAIWLLHKQFPKQTWIPLINLPVILGATAYMPPATALNYNSWILVGTIFNFFVFRYRKKWWQRYNYILSAALDAGVAFMAVLLHFTVGMENRSISWWGNNNPEHCDLATCPTAKGISVDGCPTFH, encoded by the exons atgggtgaaGTAGTGGGAAATATAGAAGAACCAAGAATACCCGAAGAAGATATTGATGACAATAACAAGAAGATTACAGGCGCAGCAGATGAAGATGAGCTTTCGCCAATAGAGGAGGTTCGTTTAACCGTACCCAACACAGACGACCCGAATCAGCCAGTATGGACTTTCCGTATGTGGGTCTTGGGTATCATCTCCTGCATGCTTCTCTCATTTCTGAACCAGTTCTTCTCTTACCGGAGGGAGCCACTGATCATAACCCAGATCACAGTTGTGGTGGCAACTCTCCCCATCGGACGCTTCATGGCTGCTGCGCTACCCACCACCCAGTTCCAGCTACCCGGGTTTGGGTCCAGGAAGTTTTCGCTTAACCCGGGTCCGTTCAACATGAAGGAGCACGTCCTTATATCCATTTTCGCTAATGCTGGCACTGCTTTTGGAAACGGGCCTGCCTATGCTGTTGGGATAGTTGATATCATCATTGCCTTTTATCGAagaaaaatttctttctttgctgCTTGGCTTCTTATCATCACAACCCAg GTTTTGGGCTACGGATGGGCTGGGCTTCTAAGGAAATACGTGGTTGAGCCGGCGCACATGTGGTGGCCGAGCAATCTTGTCCAGATCTCCCTGTTTCG GGCACTGCATGAGAAAGAAGATGCAGATGGAAATGAAAATGGGGAGAGCAATGGCAATAAGCGACAAACTTCGCGCACAAAATTCTTTGTGCTAGCATTGGTCTGTAGTTTTATCTGGTACTTGGTTCCAGGGTTCTTATTCCAGGCTCTATCAAGCATTTCATGGGTATGCTGGGCGTATCCCAATTCAGTCACGGCTCAGCAACTAGGATCAGGCTTGAATGGATTAGGACTTGGAGCCTTCACATTGGACTGGTCAACAGTGGCTTCCTTCCTGTTCAGCCCTCTCATTTCTCCCTTCTTTGCTATTGCCAATGTTTTTGTTGGCTATGTGTTGGTTATGTATTTTGTAATTCCTCTATCTTACTGGGGACTTAATGTGTACAATGCCAAAAACTTTCCAATATTTTCTTCAGACCTTTTCACCGCACAAGGTCAGGAGTACAACATATCTACAATTGTTAATCGCAAGTTTGAGTTGGATAAAGTGCAGTATGAGCAACAAGGGAGAATCAACTTGAGCACTTTTTTTGCTCTCACATATGGATTTGGATTCGCCACCATTGCCTCTACTctcactcatgttgccttgttTTATGGGAG AGAGATATATGACCGTTATCGAGCTTCTTCAAATGCAAAGCCAGATATTCACACTAGATTGATGAGAAAGTACAAAGACATTCCTAACATGTGGTTTATCGTGCTTCTTTCGGCGACACTTATTGTTTCTCTTGCACtctgcattttcttgaaaaaagaaGTCCAGATGCCTTATTGGGGACTTCTACTTGCAGCTGCCGTTTCTTTCCTGTTTACCCTCCCCATCAGCATCATCACTGCAACAACTAATCAG ACTCCAGGTCTAAATATCATCACAGAGTATCTCATGGGAGTCATATACCCTGGAAAACCCATTGCAAATGTCGCTTTTAAGACCTATGGTTACATGAGCATGACTCAAGCAATCTCCTTTCTGAGTGATTTCAAGCTCGGCCACTATATGAAGATCCCTCCAAGATCAATGTTCTTGGTTCAG TTCCTTGGGACTATAATTGCCGGAACAGTCAATCTTGGTGTAGCATGGTGGCTGTTGCATACAGTTAAAGACATATGCCACCAAGATCGGACATCAAACAGTCCTTGGACATGTCCCGGTGATCGAGTTTTCTTTGATGCCTCTGTCATCTGGGGTTTGGTTGGTCCAAAACGAATTTTCGGCCCTCATGGCAATTATTCAGCACTTAACTGGTTCTTCCTTGGAGGATTACTAGGGCCACTTGCAATATGGCTCTTGCACAAACAATTCCCAAAACAGACCTGGATTCCTCTTATTAACCTTCCAGTAATCCTTGGTGCAACTGCTTATATGCCACCAGCAACCGCATTGAACTACAATTCTTGGATTTTGGTAGGaacaatcttcaatttctttgTCTTCAGGTATAGAAAGAAATGGTGGCAGagatacaactacattctttcCGCGGCATTAGATGCTGGAGTGGCTTTCATGGCAGTTCTGCTTCACTTCACTGTTGGCATGGAGAACAGAAGCATATCCTGGTGGGGTAACAATAACCCTGAGCATTGTGACTTGGCAACTTGTCCTACTGCTAAAGGCATATCTGTGGACGGCTGTCCTACATTTCACTGA